The Malus sylvestris chromosome 14, drMalSylv7.2, whole genome shotgun sequence genome segment TTCAAATTAAGAATCAATAGAAGTACCCGCCCGCcagaaaaaatattgaaaagaatCAGTCACTCCACAAGGAAATGTCACCAGTATTATTCCCCCAGTCGTCGTCATCATATTCGTTCCAATTAAAACCCTTTTGCAGGGATGGTGGAGTGAGGATCAAACCCTCAGCCATGCTATCAATCAACCCCGGCATGTTAAACAACTCCTCCTCATCCAAATACACAACTTTTcccatctcttcttcttctaccttctccaacttcaaagaagaagatgaagaggctTTAACTTTAACCTCCAAGAATGCCTCGGCAGCCTCTAAGGCAGCACATTGTATGTCCTTTACGGTATAAGCATTCGACTCGAAGCGCGGCAAAGCACTTGCCTCGTTAGGAAAGTTGAGTGAAGCAGACTCACCCTTGAGAGCCAAGGCTGCAACATCATAAGCCCTAGCAGCCATGTCAGGGCTAGTGAAAGTTCCGAGCCATATCCGCGATTTCTTGTGATCCGGTTGCCTCAGCTCAcacacccacttcccacacctTTGCCTCACACCTTTGTAAACTGGGTGCCTAGTCTCTGTGAACTTCTTCCTCCCTGCCTTTCTCTTTTTAACCACCCCCATACTAGTTTGCATTAGGGTTGGAACAGAAATAATCGAAGTTGAAGACAACCGATCATCGGTTAAATCTGCCATTGTTAATGAAGAAGTATCTAGCTAGGGTTTGCAAATGAGGGATATTGATAGTtatagaagaagaaagaaagctaTTGAAGATGACCAATGTTGCATGCAAGTATTTTAAACGTTGTTGAATGTTATTTTGTGGCTTGAGCTCCAAGGTgtatttgaaaaatattaaacGTGGAAATGCTGGGGGTTCCAGAAATATAAGACCCCACGTGGGAGAGAAAGGCTCTAAAGTGCTTTATGTTTTATATACTATCTACTTTGATTTGTATTTTGAAGGGTGGAGACTGGACTGGATAGGGGACCATTTATCTGATGCGCAAGTCAAAGATGGTAGGTTACCATGGCCATTTCATaatgtttatttattattttcttgaagTATATTTAGCTTTTCGACAAGAGATTTTATGATTTATTCGAAACAACTAATGTCATCAATTATTGGAAATATCAGCAGGTAATTTTCAGTATACTTAAAACGCAGTCATCTTTATCATTCAACTTTATAACATGTGATTAAtttgtattaaaatattttgaaatatGACATATCAATTATGTCATTCATTCTTATTATAACGCTTGAAATAGAATACCACGTGACTTTGCGTTTTtcgtatatataaaaaattttcCATATCAACTATGTCCTCACTTGTATTACAACACATGGAATGATTCCCAATGTATgcaaagtattttttttaatgcaacAATATAGAAATAAATTTATCGAACTTGTGATTCACGATATTCAACTTTTAACTTCTGATTTTATGTGAAAATAAATGTACTAAATCATAGTAAGTAAAAATATATTCTCCGTTTGTAGATTGTTCCATATAGAGAAATATTAAGGAAACTCTTTCAAAGTGAGATTTTCTATGGATTATCTACCATCTCACAATTTAACCTAATTATCTTGCTAACATTATGAAACAATGTACCAAAAATATGAGATGACAACATATCTATAAAAGGTTTCACTTTAAAGAAAGATTCATTAACATTCTCGttccatatatttatattttaggaTTTTTGTAGAATAAGATCCCCATTAAACTATGAGAGGTTGAGGACGGTGGTGCGTCCAATCATTCACCGGTACTGAGTTTTGTATACATTATTTGTGGAATTTGGCAGTGCGCTACTGGAAGTCAGATTTTGGACCATttggaaaaataatgaaatgttGGTCCTGCTGGGCGTGACTTGTCCCACAAAAGATCATGTGCTTAAATTGTATTCCATTTAAAATAATGACACGTGTATCAGTACTGAAAAAAATTGATTCCGTTCCCAACTAGTCGTTCCACACGTGGGAGAAAGGTGAACAGGTGCCTTATGTTTCATAGTTATTTGTTGATTTTATCTTTTCGGATTTGTAAGAAGCTGACAATTTTTTCCACGAAatttaattttgattaattaCCCTCCTAACTTTTGTTATTGGCCAATATCGTTCTTGAACACTAATTTAGCTTATTAACCATCTAAACTTTTATCCGTAATGTAGACAtcatattgtatttttcttcttctcttcccctatttcactctgtattttttttgtttgaattttatcCCTAATGTGAACAACTATGAATCTTCTCCATGGTCTTGCTTTTTTCAGCTACATTCAGGGGGTAATTCCCTAAAATAAAAGTTTAGAGGGGAAATTGGTCCATTAAAAGTTTAGAGAGGTAATCGACTAAATTAAAGTCTAGAGAGGAATTTGGCCAATTATAACAGCTCAGAGAACCTCTCCGGACCGGAGACTAACTATGACTCAACGTTGAAATGGCTTATGTTTGCATCAAAAAACCTCTCTCGACCGGTATTGGAACTTCTCTTGATCTGTTTGTGGTTGCTTTGGAATGCCAGAAATTCTTTCTACTTTGATAGTAAAAATTCTGATTGTGAAAGTTTGAAAAACTTGGCGAGGAACTATGCGGCAAAGGTGTCAAACGCTACCCATATGAGTACTTCATCGCCAGAACATCGAATCAATTCGTGGTTCCCCCCTACGGTGGGTTTTTTCAAATTAAATGTTGATGGTGGGGTGGATGTGATGAATGGATGTTGTGGAATTGGAGCAATTGTTCGTGGGTCTAATGGTGATCTTGTATGTGTGTTGTTTATGTATGCTTCTTCTCTGATTTCAATCCTTACTTTAGAGCTTTGTGCCATCAAGAAAGTATTGGAATTGGCCCTGAACTTTGGTTGTGTTCCGTTGATAGTGGAATCAGATTCATTGAGGTTTGTCCAATTAATTAACCAAGATAAGGAGTGCTTGGCTGCTGATGGTGCATATGTCAATAGCATTCGAGCTTTTTTGCGTGTGAACCAGGTGTTCATGAACTATGTTTCAAGAGATGTTAATGGAATTGCACATCATCTAGCCCAATTCAGCCTACAATGTCGTGAGTTATCAATGTGGGTGGATACTGGTCCGTTGTGGCTTATGGACCTTAGCCACTCCGAGTCTGTGGTGAAGGTGGTCTAAGTTTAATATGCATGTGGGGCCTCTTTTCCTTCGTTGAgcttttttcccactgggttttgtTCGTCAAGGCTTTTTAGAGgccattgatttgtttttcataTGCGTGTCTATGTATATCATGAATAATGGAATTCtcttttactttaaaaaaaattcagagagGCAATCGGCTAAATTAAATTCTAGAGAGAAAATTGGCCAATTATAACAATTCAGAGGGAGtaatcaatttaaattaaaattcataaaaaaaaattaacaactatTTACAAGTTCAGGTGAAAATCAACGAACACCTCTATATTTTACATACGTTCTAGTTTTTTGAAGAAGAGTTTGATTTGTATCTTTAGCCGACTGGTCCAACCGGCCGTTTTGGTCCGTTATTTATCCTACCCATGTTATAAGTGACAGAAGCAAGAGATATGGGCCTTGAAATGCTAACAACAAACCTAACCAGGCTAACACCAACCCAGAGGACCTATGGTGTTTTCAAAAAACTTACGAAGCCTATGGGGCATATGAGAAGAGACTTATGAAACGAGGAATTATAACAACGATACTCTACTCTAAACTCGTATAAATATTCATGAAAAGAAATTCGAACTTAGATGCTAAGCAAAAATGTGTATGCAAAGGAGGTTGCTATGTAGTTCACATCTAGTCAATAATTAGTTGAATGGATGTGAATATCTAGCCATTCGAAATTGATCCGCTTCCGTTTCTACTTTCTGTTTTTCTACTTCCACCTCCTTGATGTTCCATATGAAAATGTTTGGCTCTTTAAATGTAATGacatgttttaaaaataaaaaataaaactttattttaatgAGATGTTTtcagaacatatatatatatatataattgtcaTCGATAACTAAGGACAAATTACTTTTTACATGTAAGGAGTCAAACAGTGTCCACTTAATAATATGATTGTTTTGTAGCTATGATCTTGGTCAATAATATAGCCGAGTAGACAGTCCTATAACTACCATAATAGTAATTAGTTTTGCGTAATAATAGAGTACACGTGACATGAGTAGAAATAAGAAGATTGAAATCAGAAGATAAGTGAAAACGTTGTAGCACTCCGAGTACTAGTTAGTCACATATTACAATACATTGAACTAATAAAGGGTTCAATAATGTCAATTATTGCAAAAAGACAAGATTAACATATCATTATCCCAACTTAGTTTAATCCAATATaagcaaaaaccaaaaagaagaaCGACAAAGCTTATCAATTTGTGTTAAGTGTCTCGAGTCCTTAGCTTTATTCGTTTGTCAAGACACTCTTCAACTCAATTGCTTGGCTTCCTTGCCAAAGAATATTGGTTTGGTAGAGTGTAGGTTTCCACTTTATTGGATCCTTGACACTTTTTGAGTCTTTCTCGTTTTATCATACTTTGATGTACTAAAGTTTTATGCTTTTAAACATATTCTCGTTGTTTTTGTGCAAAAAGGGTAATGATTTTCACGCACTTTTTCCTTTAGACACTATTCTGGTTGTTTTTTGTGCAAAAAGAGTAATGATTTCCACGCATCATTTCTTCTTCTATTCTACTCTCATTGTTTATGTGCATTGATTCTTAAATGAGTTGTTCAATTCAAAAGTTATAACAAAAGTGAAAGAGTGCCGAGAAAAGAAGAACGGAGATTACAAATGCTAAACTGATAAAATTTAGGAAATAATATGGGTATTTAAAAGGGCCAAGAATTGTACATGCCATGTCTAAATACGTACGGATACATACATACATCGGTGCCCCTCAACTACATACATGATCCATATACATTGATAATACCATGTCACCCACCTAACCCCAAGTCCCTCTAATTACTTCCTCAGGCATGTTACTATCTTATGCCTATTTCCTGCTTCACAGTGCATGCCAGACTATCTCCAAGTGATCATATTTTGATTtggaaacaaaaatttaaaacgtTATGCCAAATCTCTTTGGAATGGTCCCCTTAACATCAAGCCTTTCCCGGTTGATTAATTTTCGAGTTAATCAAACTAGTTCAATTGCCATTTCCTCCACCAGTAGGCTAAAGATGGCAAGTTCAATCTCCATTGCAGTCTCTCCCACTTGATCTTGACTTTTCTTCCACTCGTCGAGCTCCTTTCGAAAATCTTGTTCCACCATCATGTCAATGGTGTTCGACTCCACCTCTTTCCAGGACTCGAATCTCTTGCAGACCCGTCTCACCACCTCTTCCCTTCTGTTGGAAGAATCATCGTCTCTCTGCTCCTCGACAATGAGATCCATGGCCAATATCTGCACATCCTCGGGGATTCTTTTGTTACAAGGAAAGTTTAATTTGGAAAGTACTTCTCTGAGAAGCCCATCAAGAGTTTCTTCACTGCTGCTATCTGATGTTTCAGACTCATCTTCTTCACattcatcgtcatcatcatcttcttctagcATTCTTTTCTCAAGTTCAATTGGATCTAACCCCGCCAATTGCTCAAATCTACGAAGCTTCTGCAGAAGGTGATGCTTTGTTCCTGCAAATTCAATGCAGGAAATACCAAATTAGTTAcctgtttgaaaattttaaaagtgcTATTAGGCTTGTCCATACACTCAAAAATAACCTATTACGTTAATTACCACATATAGGAACCAACATTTGTTCCTGTGATgggtaaataaaataaaggcgCATATAAAAACACATGCATACTTCCAACTTCTATTAATGTGCAGTTCTAATTTCGAAACTTTGAACTGAACCTCTCCTACTCTCATGTCCTATATACAGAACTTCATTTAGTTGTAATGATGCCGAGGAAAAACAGAGCGGGGGGAGGGAACAACTCTCGTGCCTCCAACGGGTTCCACCACAAaacaggaagaaaaaaaatgcagaaaCTAGATTAATGATTGCCATATTTTGAAGCAGGGGAATCAATGAGCCTATAAATGAAAAACAAGGGTCTGATCAAAACCGAAAACCACCAAAAACTTTCAAAACAAAGTCACAAATTTGAAATGAACAACTAGGGTTGAACTAACATACGCACATTGAAATCACAAAACAAACAGTGGGTCACATATGCAGTTATATCTGCAAATACACGTATGTTGCTTCAGTATAGAACGCAATAAAACAAGCGTTCTGACCGATACTTCTGAACCAAAACTCGATAAGAACATGGAGATGCAATCCGGCTATGGATCCCACAAAGATAAGCATGGTGTCATGAAAAAACAATCTTTGCCAAGCATTTTCATGTAGTACATAACAAACAGTAACAAGCTCAATGAAAAGgaccacacaaacaaacaaGGGTACAAAAATTTAGTACAGCATGGGAATTATTACATACTCTGTACATTGGCATAGCTGCACTCCAAATCACAACCGTCTTCGTCGTCATCATCCTCACCGTCACCGTCACCGTCACGTCCCTCGTCGTCGTCTTGGAACGGAGGGTCCAATACAGAAACAGGACTGCATTGttccttctcttcctcctcctccacttCTGCTTGGGACTTCTTCAACCCCTCCTCCTGTTACCAcatcaaaaccctaatcaaaACACTAATATGTAATTAAGTAATAACATAACAATTTAGGTTAAATCCCAGATCCATAATTGCATGGCCGATTGACTTTTCTTATAAATTTTAGAGAATGTGTCTGACCAACAACAGAAAGTACATAATTTTTCAAATGTCGGGACTCCATGATGGGATCCAACACAAAAATATACAAGGCCAAATTTGTCTTTTCCAATCAAATAATATTACTAGACAGTGTCTTACGACAAAGAGATTTACAATGCAGCACATACATACAAAAAGTATACACTTGTTGATCATACAAATTGACACATATAACCCTCCAATCTGCCTAAATTTCCAACCCCAAATCTATACAAAATTGATCATGTTGCCGACAATTCTGTATGTTCCCCAGTGAGTTGACTCGGACCGTCGTTAAGCAGACCGAGTCCCCAGCTCGGTGTCTAAATTATTCAGTCATGGCAATAAACAACAGAGTTGGTAAAAgccaaagaaaaagacaaacCTCTTGTTTGTGGCGACTAGGGGACGTCACCGGCGACGTGAACTCCGGCGTCCGGCTGCCGGACGGAGAGGGGGTTGGTTGGAGGACGAAACGGAAAGGGCTTTCGCAAAAAGCATTAAGCTTTTCACAATTACAAGCATAATCTGTATCGGCTGTGTCCTCAGACTGGCTGCAGCTGCTTGAAGTGGCTTCATTGGTTTCGGACCAGACAGCACTGCTGGGCCTCCTAGTGCTTATCAGAGAAGCACTTTTGTCCTCAACTTCCAAACAAGACTCAACCTTTTCCTCCACCTGATCGGAAGAAATCTTTCTCCTCCCGACTGACGAATCCCACCGGAGAATGTCATTCACCGAGACCTGAACCCCATCTTCGCCGTGGACTTCCCGCCTTCGGGCCCGATTCCGATTCGTTAACCTCTTCAAAAACGACCCGAATAGCCCGAACCCGTGATTTTTGTTCTGGGTTTTTGGTTTAGAATTCGCCGACTGCTTCTGAATCCTCATCGCGGCTTCCACGAGCAGGGCCGCGGTTCTGTTCGGAATTTGGAGGAAGATGGCGTTGGGGCTTTTACATGGGCTTTTGGCCGCTGGCGACGAGAAGTCAAAGAGCGGAGATTTCCTAAGGTCCGGCGAGTCTTGGAGGGAGAAAAAGCAGGCGTTTTTGCAGAGACTGCCGGGAAAGTTTGAAACTTGGGAGATGGGGCTGCGTTTTTTTACCTGTAAGTTTTGTTGGCTCTTGGTGGAAGCACTTTTCAGCTGGCAGCGTTTATCGGCAATGTAGTTCTTGAGCAGAAACGGCTCCTGGTCTTCTCTTAGCAGCTCGTGTAAGTGCTTCTGTGCCGCCATGTTCATCTAAAAAAGCTTGCAGCTTTCAAATgggatttttgtaaaaaaaCGGATTAGTGTAACAAATTAagcaaaaacagattttggacgacaACTTTCAGCTGCATCAAATCAAAAGGTAGAAGAGGTTTCAGCTTTCAAAAGAGGGAGGTTTTGAAGGGTGAGAAGATGGAAGCTAATATAggaggatagagagagagagagagagagagagagagagagagagagagaggaaggaatGAGGAGACTTCATGATTCAAATCTGAAGGGAGAAGGGGGTAGAAATCGAGGCTGCGATGGTGATAAGcgaattattataaaataatgggAAGAAATAAATACGGgtcaaatattgaaaaagagtAAATTCTGTAAATTCTCCGTTACTTCATATTTTTGCATAATATTTTACATTATTAGCATGCAAATTGTACAAAATCATGAGATATCAGAAAGTTCATAAAGAATCATATTTCATTTATAAAGGAAatattacatttttaacttatatGAGTAACGAAACCGTAatacatttgtttttagtttgaatGTTCGATACTTAATTAGTGATTGATTCCTTGTTTAAACTAGTTAAAGTAATATAAAAAGAGATATAAATATAGTAAAACAgcgaattttaacgaaaagctttcggtactgttcactttaacgaaaaatcatatttttatactaaaaagttaatcttgatactattcattttaccatttattttatctttattgttaaaactcaaagttgttaaacaatttttattaagtttttATAGTAAAATATCTgtgtgaaaaaataaaaattaataaagaaaaaatatggTCACAAATTGGTGTCAGCAGCAGAGCAGTGAGAGAGTAGGGAATAGGATCCGGTTTGGAGGGTGAGTCTTTCTAAGCATCTCACTCACCAGACCAACAAATTTATGTGTCTGCCAAAATTACTTAAAAATACCAATTTGTTTACACAGTTTGTCCAAAATCCAAaatatacaaatacaaattgTACATCGTATGTCTCCTCTTTATTTTGTCACTTACTGGTATTCTATAGGGTTACTTTGGCATTTGCCTCCAAATTTTTGAGTTTCCATTTTGGttcttcaaacttttttttttggtactaaGTTGGTCACTACTGAAAAGTAACGGATAAAAACAAAGTAACTTTCATTACAAAATTTGATATAATGTTACGTAACTACTTttgaagggcattttagtaacaGAACTACTTTGACCAAAATATCTCCCATTGAGGATATGTGACGTTTATGTATAAGGTATTCATCTAtctttaaaagttaaaacagaCAAAACCAATTCAGCTCGAAGCTAAATTAGCACTAAAATTTAACGAACCAAACAAAACTGGTTTTCATTTTTAGAACATCAACAATAGTCAACTTGTTCGAACAGTATGATTTCAATAAGATATTATACGTGTCGTTATTTAAGTATTCATCTCGATATTCCATAGTTTCACGAAATTCCTCATCAAAATAGATCCCTATTCCCCTCTTATTTTGTTTCTCAAACAACCTTTTAACCTACTCAATATATATCTCATGTCTCTGTTTTCAATTCGTAGAAACTGTGGCGGTTTGGTGTTAGTCTGAGAAAGTTTCTCTTCAAACATACTAGACACCATGATCCATTCTAACTAAAACCTAGGCGAAACTGAATTGCAACCATTCAATAATTTTGTTAACTTTCGAAACTGGCATCATTGTTGTTTTCATTGAATTACATGTTTACAATTTAAGTTACTAAATTGAGACCAAAAGGTTGAAGGCCAAAGTGGAGAACCCAATAGTTGAAGGTGCAAATATGAAATTAACACAAGAATCccgagaggaagaggagaggaggCAGCTGCCTGCCTGTGCAGTGCTGTGCAAGAACCCGGTCAGGTGAAGGTTTCCGCGTACCTCAGTTGCTTTCTCTCTAATTTTAACccatgtttttgtttaattggagagaataatatgtttttttaatttggtcaAAATCTAGCTTCCACCTTGTTACAATGATAGCAGTTTATGAGGGCAAAAATTTTACTATGTTTCACCTTGTATGAGATGAACAAAACAAATGGGGAGCTGGATGTGTTAGCAAGGATCTAACGACTAAAGATTTCGATAAATATAGCAAACACTATTGATTACCTCACTCATCAGATGATCATATTGGTTGTATACAACATATTCTCCACACAAAAATTTTATGGTGCTTTGAAGTATCTCCGTACTTACTattaaatcttaatttttatACTGTTCAAAATTATAATTGTCAAAAAATCTAAAATATCTAATACTATAGAACACcgtaaaaaaaatctcattctctGCATAGGAGATACTACAAGCACTTCCAATCTTGTGATCCAAgtttattacataaaataacATTTCTACGTTTGAATTCAGTGTGAACTCAACGAATTTCACAACTATATATTAAACTCAAAATACTGTATAAATAGGGTCATCATAATCAAACCCGACCAATATATAGGAATCAAACTCATGAAATTCGATTTGGTGAGTCTTAACCACTTACTTTTTTATGGGTTTTGAAATTGATCTTCCATCCATACCTACCATTGGCAGATACATTGCAAAGGAAAACAGCTTGCAGTTGAGGCAAACATTTGGAGATAGGCTTTGGAGGTGCGGTGAAAGGCTGTGAGTTTACGACAACAAAACGGAAAGGCCCTGCCTTCGGCCACTGTTGTTTACTTTTAGCAGCGCACAGGTGCTTGTACTCTACTACCCATAAATGCAGTCCCATTACTCCATCCTCACTTTACAGCTGGACACGTAGTATTCACATAATAATATAACACACCATCCATTGACGGTCCATTCCTAGATCTCTCCAAATCTCTGTGTCCGTTACTAACAGGTTCAGAGACtcgaattatttattttaaatcatATGGCTTTTATTAGTCTGTTCTTCtgatttttttgattttttgattCCGGAGAGCGAGATCCGAAGAGAATTTGAATTCCCTTACCTCTATGGTCCCAAGTTATGATATGTGACGACGAATTGGACTAATCAACCACCTTAAATCAATCagtcttctcttttctttgtcttttaaCGAACTAATCATCAATCACATAATTTGTAAAGGGAAATCGACAACAAATCTTCTGTAAAACAATGAGTTACAGCGTAGCAAAACTGTGTGATGAATTTGTAACCACTCGTAAGGTTTTTTAGGACATTTTCAATCGGAATAGGTAAATATAATTCTGTTCAAAATTATAattctacaaaaaattatttttaaataaataatgtcaTGTCATACTCGTATATCATATCTAATTGAATGGGTTAAACATAGTCATCTCAATAATTTACTAGTTTTAAGtttgtattttaaatttattgttattttaattaaactaccgTTTGGTGTTTTTAAATATAGCGCTTTAATTCAAATCAATTATTACAACTGAAGAGGTGGATCCAAAAAGGGCGAAGATGGAGGTTACATTGGGCCAGTATGTACCCTTTTGTCCAAATAATAACATGGTGAGCTTCATAAAATTACAGTCCTTTTATCGATTGGAGATGAATTTTAAACAAATCAGaccatttttttaacttttgtaTCTTTAATCATCTTCATTGAAGATGATCTTACTTTAACCCTGTTAAAGACTTGACAGTACAACTATACAAAAAGTTGAGCCCACAACTTTTTGCTAATTATAATTAAGGTTTTTATGACCGAAACAACTATGCATGTTAACTATGATCATGGCACCGTCACTTATTGCTACTGTTTGTAGCTATTTATCTACATTTGAAAGTAAAAAGTAAGAATGAATTTTGTAAATGACGaactaataatttatttataccttcgttttttagtgtaaatacatcggtgtaacaaaaaaaaaatataatgttGACATCATATAAGTTAAATTGTAATTTGGGGAGCAGTTTCAATTTGAATACAAGGGGTAGAAtctagaaaggaaaaaaaaatacagaggATCAATTTCGATCTCAACTCTTACAATCATACAGTAAAGAGTATAATTGTTCTTGGTAATTAACTCACCCTGTGTCAACGCCATAAATTAAGAGCATGGCAGCCGTCGATTCCGATTACTTTACATTTTGACCTTCAAAAAGGGAGAGAAATTTACATGTCACTGTCATGACATTTTGTGCCAATGATCCAtgccttatatatataaaaaaaaaaaagagaagataaATGCTAAAGAGATTATTTCAAAATGGAACTCTCCACCACTTTATGTTTTTTGCACAAAATTTAATAGTGTTGGCACGAAGAATTGTACAAAAAACATGAGGTGTCAAAGAGTCATGTGTTTccctataaaaaaatttatgtacTTTTGTATGCACAAAACTTTGTGGTTATAATCGacattatttatattataaattatttcgtaaataattatctttatgaaaaatcatttaaaattaaagttGTTTAGTTAGCAAATAGATAGTTAGTTCATAACTTTTTTACCCAATTTCTTCATCTATTTTCATATAATTCGCTGATTAAACGACCTcatatttaattgatttttttaagaaataatttttacaggtgatttataatataaacagtTTCAATCGTAAGTATGAAGTTCTTGAATAGGTCACATAGATAATTAAAGATGAACTTGGAGCCaagttaatttctttttgtatttctGATTTATGGAACGCCATATTAATAgtataaaaaaactaatgaaaaatatttgaaaactttgagttttaacgataaggacaaaataaaatgtagagtgaatagtaccataattgactttttagtgtagaaatataatttttccttaaaataaacaatatcatgagttttttgttaaaattctcaATAGTATACTACTATACAGAATTTTCTCTGAGAGTAATATGACAATTcagaaggaaaaaataaagaacaacaaaagaaaagaaaagaaaattacagtAAAATCGCAATAAACAGTGTACAGAAATACAGATGTGGAAGTGTGTGTGGGTGGGTTAGAGCGTACACCGTCGCTTTTGGCTCAGTGGCTGACTCGGTTACTGGCTCTGAGTCGTAGTCTTTTTTTTGCCCTTGTAGGCTCTCGCCAGATTCTTTTGTGAAGATTCTAATGATCTTTTAATTACATTTGTTTATCGTACATACGATctgaaattattataaaatttttatttaaaattaaatataaacaacaTCTAATAAA includes the following:
- the LOC126600367 gene encoding uncharacterized protein LOC126600367 gives rise to the protein MSTSSPEHRINSWFPPTVGFFKLNVDGGVDVMNGCCGIGAIVRGSNGDLVCVLFMYASSLISILTLELCAIKKVLELALNFGCVPLIVESDSLRFVQLINQDKECLAADGAYVNSIRAFLRVNQVFMNYVSRDVNGIAHHLAQFSLQCRELSMWVDTGPLWLMDLSHSESVVKVV
- the LOC126600775 gene encoding uncharacterized protein LOC126600775, which codes for MNMAAQKHLHELLREDQEPFLLKNYIADKRCQLKSASTKSQQNLQVKKRSPISQVSNFPGSLCKNACFFSLQDSPDLRKSPLFDFSSPAAKSPCKSPNAIFLQIPNRTAALLVEAAMRIQKQSANSKPKTQNKNHGFGLFGSFLKRLTNRNRARRREVHGEDGVQVSVNDILRWDSSVGRRKISSDQVEEKVESCLEVEDKSASLISTRRPSSAVWSETNEATSSSCSQSEDTADTDYACNCEKLNAFCESPFRFVLQPTPSPSGSRTPEFTSPVTSPSRHKQEEEGLKKSQAEVEEEEEKEQCSPVSVLDPPFQDDDEGRDGDGDGEDDDDEDGCDLECSYANVQRTKHHLLQKLRRFEQLAGLDPIELEKRMLEEDDDDDECEEDESETSDSSSEETLDGLLREVLSKLNFPCNKRIPEDVQILAMDLIVEEQRDDDSSNRREEVVRRVCKRFESWKEVESNTIDMMVEQDFRKELDEWKKSQDQVGETAMEIELAIFSLLVEEMAIELV
- the LOC126599990 gene encoding dehydration-responsive element-binding protein 1D-like, with product MADLTDDRLSSTSIISVPTLMQTSMGVVKKRKAGRKKFTETRHPVYKGVRQRCGKWVCELRQPDHKKSRIWLGTFTSPDMAARAYDVAALALKGESASLNFPNEASALPRFESNAYTVKDIQCAALEAAEAFLEVKVKASSSSSLKLEKVEEEEMGKVVYLDEEELFNMPGLIDSMAEGLILTPPSLQKGFNWNEYDDDDWGNNTGDISLWSD